The following are from one region of the Cyanobium gracile PCC 6307 genome:
- a CDS encoding phosphomannomutase translates to MASAPLPLEAGPIHFGTDGWRGILGVDITMERLLPVAAAAARELAASAPEGLTSREVVIGYDRRFLAPELAEAIAAAVRGADLVPLLAATPVPTPACSWAVVERGALGALVITASHNPPEWLGLKIKGPFGGSVEGDFTARVERRLAAGGLTVPIPGDTERFDAMGTYLAGLGAKVDAAALVAGLAAAGLQVIVDPMHGSAAGGLPALLGEAGAPAGVIREIRGERDPLFGGHPPEPLAPYLERLIAEVRQATAAGRPAVGIVFDGDGDRIAAVDEQGRFCSTQLLMPLLIDHLARARGLGGRVVKTVSGSDLMALVAADLGREVIEMPVGFKYIAAEMLSGEVLVGGEESGGVGFGLHLPERDALFAALLLIEALVEGGQPLGARLAALQERCGGASVYDRLDLRLPDMASRRRLEALLAQDPPREVAGAGVQEVNRTDGVKLRMGPSHWLMLRFSGTEPLLRLYCEAPDADRVQAVLTWARQLAESI, encoded by the coding sequence ATGGCTTCCGCCCCCCTGCCCCTCGAGGCCGGACCGATCCACTTCGGCACCGATGGCTGGCGGGGCATCCTCGGGGTGGACATCACCATGGAGCGCCTGCTGCCGGTGGCGGCGGCCGCCGCCCGGGAACTGGCCGCCAGCGCCCCGGAGGGCCTCACCAGCCGGGAGGTGGTGATCGGCTACGACCGGCGCTTCCTGGCCCCGGAACTGGCCGAGGCCATCGCCGCCGCCGTGCGGGGGGCCGATCTGGTGCCCCTGCTGGCCGCCACCCCCGTGCCCACCCCGGCCTGCAGCTGGGCGGTGGTGGAGCGGGGCGCCCTGGGAGCGCTGGTGATCACCGCCAGCCACAACCCGCCGGAATGGCTGGGTCTCAAAATCAAGGGGCCCTTCGGCGGTTCGGTGGAGGGCGACTTCACAGCGCGGGTGGAGCGGCGCCTGGCGGCCGGGGGCCTGACGGTGCCGATCCCCGGCGACACCGAGCGTTTCGATGCCATGGGCACCTACCTGGCGGGCCTCGGCGCCAAGGTCGATGCGGCGGCCCTGGTGGCGGGCCTGGCGGCCGCCGGCCTGCAGGTGATCGTGGACCCGATGCACGGCTCGGCCGCCGGCGGGCTGCCGGCCCTGCTGGGGGAGGCGGGGGCCCCCGCCGGCGTGATCCGGGAGATCCGGGGGGAGCGGGATCCCCTCTTCGGCGGCCATCCGCCCGAGCCGCTGGCCCCCTACCTGGAGCGGCTGATCGCCGAGGTCCGCCAGGCCACGGCCGCCGGCCGCCCCGCGGTGGGCATCGTCTTCGACGGCGACGGTGACCGGATCGCCGCCGTGGACGAGCAGGGCCGCTTCTGCAGCACCCAGCTGCTGATGCCCCTCCTGATCGACCATCTGGCCCGGGCCCGCGGGCTCGGGGGCCGCGTCGTCAAGACCGTCAGCGGCTCCGATCTGATGGCCCTGGTGGCGGCCGACCTGGGCCGGGAGGTGATCGAGATGCCCGTCGGCTTCAAGTACATCGCCGCCGAGATGCTCAGCGGCGAGGTGCTGGTGGGGGGCGAGGAATCGGGCGGGGTGGGCTTCGGCCTCCATCTGCCGGAGCGGGATGCCCTGTTCGCGGCCCTGCTGCTGATCGAAGCCCTGGTGGAAGGGGGGCAGCCCCTCGGGGCCCGGCTGGCCGCGCTGCAGGAGCGCTGCGGTGGCGCCAGCGTCTACGACCGCCTCGACCTGCGTCTGCCGGACATGGCCAGCCGCAGGCGGCTGGAGGCGTTGCTGGCTCAGGATCCGCCCCGGGAGGTGGCCGGAGCGGGGGTGCAGGAGGTGAACCGCACCGATGGCGTCAAGCTGCGCATGGGCCCCAGCCACTGGCTGATGCTGCGCTTCTCCGGCACCGAGCCCCTGCTGCGCCTCTACTGCGAGGCCCCCGACGCCGACCGGGTGCAGGCGGTGCTCACCTGGGCGCGCCAGCTGGCGGAGAGCATCTGA
- a CDS encoding TM0106 family RecB-like putative nuclease, with protein MPQTPDAAFPGSPVLTDRLLRSWVRCRRRAWLDLHGAPQERLWSAHRALALDDQLRSFQSLLPQRPGHGEGACRDGAPGVVGLRLAGTGPRGLRLEAHPSLLERVEGPSRWGAHGYRPVLARQGRRLTREHRLQLALWGRLLADHQRAPVPHGLVVAGADRGLERERLALGPSLQRQLDESLERLALDLARSEPPPLVSDRKKCTLCSWRGACDRVAAAEGHLSEVSGIGGKRRELLLALGINSLDELAAADPERLAEDLAAHGEQHREVAPRLVAQARVQQEGTPRRSGEGVGPALPELSVAPGVLLYDIESDPDARDDFLHGLVRLERGADGHWPGAPGPGEILGSYQPLLALQEHGEALLWRRLSRLLARYPDWPVLHYGETESVALLRLAERQGASERERERLRARLVDVHQRLRRHWLLPVNSYGLKAVAGWRGFTWSQKGVDGARCLLWWRQWREGSGGPRRPSRRALGRKLQRIFRYNQDDSLATWAVVRWLLDQDAALPPGPTGGD; from the coding sequence ATGCCCCAGACCCCGGACGCCGCCTTCCCCGGATCCCCCGTCCTCACCGACCGCCTGCTGCGCAGCTGGGTGCGCTGCCGGCGGCGGGCCTGGCTCGATCTCCACGGTGCTCCCCAGGAGCGGCTCTGGAGTGCCCACCGCGCCCTGGCCCTCGATGACCAGCTGCGCAGCTTCCAGAGCCTGCTGCCCCAGCGTCCCGGCCACGGAGAGGGGGCCTGCCGCGACGGGGCGCCCGGTGTGGTGGGGCTCAGGCTGGCGGGAACCGGCCCCCGGGGCCTGCGCCTGGAGGCCCACCCGAGTCTGCTGGAGCGGGTCGAGGGCCCCAGCCGCTGGGGCGCCCACGGCTACCGGCCGGTGCTGGCCCGCCAGGGCCGGCGCCTCACCCGGGAGCACCGCCTCCAGCTGGCCCTGTGGGGGCGGTTGCTGGCGGACCACCAGCGCGCTCCCGTGCCCCATGGGCTGGTGGTGGCCGGCGCCGACCGGGGGCTGGAGCGGGAACGGCTCGCCCTCGGCCCCTCCCTGCAGCGCCAGCTCGACGAGAGCCTTGAGCGTCTGGCGCTCGACCTGGCCCGCAGCGAGCCGCCGCCCCTGGTCAGCGACCGCAAGAAATGCACCCTCTGCAGCTGGCGTGGGGCCTGCGACCGGGTCGCCGCCGCGGAGGGGCACCTCAGCGAGGTGAGCGGCATCGGCGGCAAGCGCCGCGAGCTGCTGCTGGCCCTGGGCATCAACAGCCTTGACGAACTGGCGGCGGCCGACCCGGAGCGGCTGGCCGAGGACCTGGCCGCCCACGGGGAGCAGCACCGGGAGGTGGCCCCCCGGCTGGTGGCCCAGGCCAGGGTGCAGCAGGAGGGGACCCCCCGGCGCAGCGGCGAGGGGGTCGGCCCCGCCCTGCCGGAGCTCTCGGTGGCCCCTGGAGTGCTGCTCTATGACATCGAATCCGACCCCGATGCCCGCGACGACTTCCTCCACGGCCTGGTGCGGCTGGAGCGTGGTGCGGACGGCCACTGGCCCGGGGCGCCGGGGCCAGGGGAGATCCTGGGGAGTTACCAGCCCCTGCTGGCCCTGCAGGAGCACGGCGAGGCCCTGCTCTGGCGGCGGCTGAGCAGGCTGCTGGCCCGCTACCCCGACTGGCCCGTGCTGCACTACGGCGAAACCGAGTCGGTCGCCCTGCTGCGACTGGCCGAGCGCCAGGGGGCCAGCGAGCGGGAGCGGGAACGGCTGCGGGCCCGGCTGGTGGATGTGCACCAGCGGCTCCGGCGCCACTGGCTGCTGCCGGTCAACAGCTACGGGCTCAAGGCTGTCGCCGGCTGGCGGGGCTTCACCTGGAGCCAGAAGGGGGTCGACGGTGCCCGCTGCCTGCTCTGGTGGCGCCAGTGGCGGGAGGGCTCCGGCGGCCCGCGGCGCCCCAGCCGGCGGGCCCTGGGCCGCAAGCTGCAGCGGATCTTCCGCTACAACCAGGACGACAGCCTGGCCACCTGGGCGGTGGTCCGCTGGCTGCTGGATCAGGACGCGGCCCTGCCCCCCGGCCCCACCGGCGGCGACTGA
- a CDS encoding carotenoid oxygenase family protein: MTVASPAAAASPAYDRADWASSFRNVSVELSDEPLAAARGAIPAELSGTLYRNGPGRLERGGHWVHHPFDGDGMVTALRFSDGGVRLSNRFVRTEGWLAEEKAGTVLYRGVFGTPKPGGPLANAFDLRLKNIANTHVVRLGDQLLALWEASSPHALDPVSLETRGLTLLDGVLKPGEAFSAHPRFDPGHHGAPRMVTFGVKAGPRSTVRLMEFAADGPGAGTLLADSSHSFGGFAFLHDFAITPNWAVFLQNAIDFNPLPYVLGRKGAAQCLKSRAGARGQFWLIPRQDGAFAGQEPRVLEAPEGFVFHHLNAWEDGDAVVVDSIFYADFPSIGPDQDYKEVDFDRIPEGLLERCRLDLASGTVTASRLSERTCEFAMVAPARVGLESRYGWMAVAERERGNDPLQALMKLDLASGESRVWSAAPRGFVSEPIMVPRPGATAEDDGWVLGLVWNGARSASDLVVLDAASMDEVAVLELPLAIPHGLHGSWVAA, encoded by the coding sequence ATGACCGTTGCCTCCCCCGCTGCTGCGGCCTCGCCTGCCTACGACCGGGCCGACTGGGCCAGCTCCTTTCGCAACGTCAGCGTCGAGCTCAGCGACGAGCCTCTCGCCGCCGCCCGTGGCGCGATCCCGGCCGAGCTGAGCGGCACCCTCTACCGCAACGGCCCCGGCCGGCTCGAGCGTGGTGGCCACTGGGTCCACCACCCCTTCGATGGGGACGGGATGGTCACGGCCCTGCGCTTCTCCGATGGTGGCGTCCGCCTGAGCAATCGCTTCGTGCGCACCGAGGGCTGGCTGGCCGAAGAGAAGGCCGGCACGGTGCTCTACCGGGGCGTCTTCGGCACGCCCAAGCCCGGCGGTCCGCTGGCCAACGCCTTCGATCTTCGCCTCAAGAACATCGCCAACACCCACGTGGTGCGACTCGGCGACCAGCTGCTCGCCCTCTGGGAGGCCAGCTCCCCCCATGCCCTCGATCCCGTCAGCCTCGAGACCCGCGGCTTGACCCTGCTGGACGGGGTGCTCAAGCCCGGCGAGGCCTTCAGCGCCCACCCCCGCTTCGATCCCGGCCACCACGGCGCTCCCCGGATGGTCACCTTCGGGGTGAAGGCCGGCCCCCGCAGCACGGTGCGCCTGATGGAGTTCGCCGCCGACGGCCCCGGGGCCGGCACCCTGCTGGCCGACTCCAGCCACAGCTTCGGCGGCTTCGCCTTTCTGCACGATTTCGCCATCACCCCCAACTGGGCGGTGTTCCTGCAGAACGCCATCGATTTCAACCCCCTCCCCTACGTGCTCGGCCGCAAAGGGGCCGCCCAGTGCCTGAAGTCCCGGGCCGGCGCCCGGGGCCAGTTCTGGCTGATTCCCCGCCAGGACGGCGCCTTCGCCGGCCAGGAGCCGCGGGTGCTGGAGGCCCCGGAAGGCTTCGTGTTTCACCACCTCAACGCCTGGGAGGACGGCGATGCGGTGGTGGTCGACAGCATCTTCTATGCCGACTTCCCCTCCATCGGCCCCGACCAGGACTACAAGGAGGTCGATTTCGACCGCATCCCCGAGGGGCTGCTGGAGCGCTGCCGTCTCGATCTGGCCAGCGGCACGGTCACGGCCTCGCGGCTGAGCGAGCGCACCTGTGAATTCGCCATGGTGGCTCCGGCCCGGGTGGGACTCGAGAGCCGTTACGGCTGGATGGCGGTGGCCGAGCGGGAGCGCGGCAACGACCCCCTGCAGGCCCTGATGAAGCTCGATCTCGCCAGCGGTGAGTCCCGGGTCTGGAGTGCGGCGCCCCGCGGCTTCGTCAGTGAGCCGATCATGGTGCCCCGTCCCGGCGCCACGGCAGAGGACGACGGCTGGGTGCTCGGCCTGGTCTGGAACGGCGCCCGCAGCGCCAGCGATCTGGTCGTGCTTGATGCCGCCTCGATGGACGAGGTGGCCGTGCTGGAGCTCCCCCTGGCCATCCCCCATGGCCTGCATGGCAGCTGGGTGGCGGCCTGA
- a CDS encoding glycosyltransferase family 61 protein — MNAYVKAARLLAHKQAGCTRNRKATPSKVITFQEIAARAKAGEPMAEISATCAGGLTRSDPVRSTKSASDLLLLSVSKQGCTLLSDARLLDGGNSIVHQGLFIRGRWRERKNGITEIETEPEFHAHAQKILDGTNLEPSTIQGLSLCVAGPWSDNYFHWLMQYLPILKIASQWQPLSTIDHFLVRGPVKDFQREALARFGIPAHKVIGINKNQVYIIEDLLLTSIPCDNFTYEPWVIRMLRELTESGSRKGRPTSLFFDRRAPAPRRIVNMAEISDLLENYGIQSIDCSTISFQEQINLASSSSLLIGVHGASLANSVFSAPGTVLIELLPRNYRPRYFSELASACQLQHLKLSGVEPGPLPLQQPIYNADIIVPTRRLKMMLENLATDRAR, encoded by the coding sequence ATGAATGCTTACGTTAAAGCAGCGAGATTATTGGCTCACAAGCAAGCTGGTTGCACGAGAAACCGCAAAGCCACCCCTTCAAAAGTGATCACGTTTCAGGAGATTGCGGCCAGGGCGAAAGCCGGAGAGCCAATGGCCGAAATATCAGCAACCTGCGCTGGAGGACTCACTCGTTCGGATCCTGTTCGATCCACGAAGAGTGCGTCGGATTTGTTGTTGCTCAGCGTCAGCAAACAAGGTTGTACGTTGCTGTCTGATGCCAGGCTCCTGGATGGTGGAAATTCAATCGTTCATCAAGGCCTTTTCATCCGTGGTAGATGGCGAGAAAGGAAGAACGGAATCACTGAGATTGAAACCGAGCCAGAATTTCATGCACATGCACAAAAGATCCTGGATGGCACCAATCTGGAACCATCGACCATCCAGGGACTGTCCCTATGTGTCGCAGGCCCATGGAGCGATAATTACTTTCATTGGCTGATGCAATACCTGCCAATTCTCAAGATTGCCAGTCAATGGCAACCACTATCAACAATTGATCACTTCCTGGTCAGGGGACCGGTCAAGGACTTTCAACGGGAAGCGCTCGCCAGGTTTGGCATACCGGCGCACAAAGTCATTGGCATCAACAAGAATCAAGTTTACATCATCGAAGACCTTCTGCTCACATCCATCCCTTGCGATAATTTCACATATGAGCCCTGGGTGATCAGAATGCTCCGCGAGCTCACAGAATCAGGATCCCGGAAGGGAAGGCCAACCTCACTTTTTTTTGACCGACGGGCTCCAGCGCCACGCAGGATCGTCAATATGGCTGAGATCAGCGATCTTCTTGAAAACTACGGAATTCAGTCCATTGACTGCAGCACAATCAGCTTCCAAGAGCAAATCAATCTTGCTTCTTCATCCAGTCTTCTGATTGGCGTCCATGGAGCCAGCCTGGCCAACAGTGTCTTCAGCGCTCCAGGTACCGTCTTGATTGAGCTATTACCTCGCAACTACCGTCCGCGCTACTTTTCAGAACTCGCGTCTGCCTGTCAACTGCAGCACTTGAAGCTGTCAGGAGTCGAGCCAGGGCCACTGCCATTGCAACAACCGATCTACAATGCAGATATCATTGTTCCGACCAGAAGACTGAAGATGATGCTGGAGAATCTTGCGACAGACAGAGCACGATGA
- a CDS encoding YciI family protein yields MAWFIKTETFRLPHDQVVPHLQDHRRWVERLRRDGRRICSGYLVDRHGRPGGGGLLLLEAEDYTAAEALVRQDPMVASGSVDWQLQGWIPTVGDFDTVSSSATGGR; encoded by the coding sequence ATGGCCTGGTTCATCAAGACCGAGACCTTCCGCCTCCCCCACGATCAGGTGGTTCCCCACCTGCAGGACCATCGCCGCTGGGTGGAGCGGCTGCGCCGGGATGGGAGGAGGATCTGCAGTGGCTACCTGGTGGATCGCCATGGGCGACCCGGCGGTGGGGGTCTGCTGCTGCTGGAGGCCGAGGATTACACGGCCGCTGAGGCACTGGTCCGTCAGGATCCGATGGTCGCCAGTGGTTCTGTGGACTGGCAACTCCAGGGCTGGATTCCAACGGTTGGGGATTTCGACACCGTGTCATCATCGGCAACAGGAGGGCGGTAA
- a CDS encoding folate-binding protein YgfZ, which translates to MAPSPDPTLAAADPWHWTPPQGSRWSRPVGLLRLDGPDTLRVLHGQTSQALEGARPGQWLGTCCISPTARLRAVAEVLVDDAGAWLVIVDGDPGAVRTALDRVLFPADKVRLGPVTAAVLHRPLGAPEPEFLPAGSWAALEGSPGWRLGDALLLPADAPLPPALAARRPLEPLEAERWRLQQGLPAAPGEINDEVNPFELGLAGRVSLSKGCYVGQETLAKLATYDGVKQQLRRWWATAVRDEAAPAGAIAAGTPLLDGAGGRAGLITSSLELPGDGGWIGLALVRKAWLQESTLLAGAVPPVPLRLSLPETFQSPPVGPGGRAAS; encoded by the coding sequence ATGGCCCCCTCCCCCGACCCGACGCTGGCTGCGGCCGATCCCTGGCATTGGACGCCACCGCAGGGGAGCCGCTGGTCGCGGCCGGTGGGGCTGCTGCGGCTCGACGGCCCGGACACCCTGCGGGTGCTGCACGGCCAGACCAGCCAGGCCCTGGAGGGGGCTCGCCCGGGCCAGTGGCTCGGCACCTGCTGCATCAGCCCCACGGCCCGGCTGCGGGCGGTGGCGGAGGTGCTGGTGGACGACGCCGGGGCCTGGCTGGTGATCGTCGACGGGGATCCCGGCGCCGTGCGCACCGCCCTCGACCGGGTGCTGTTCCCCGCCGACAAGGTGCGGCTGGGTCCGGTGACGGCGGCCGTCCTGCACCGGCCCCTGGGGGCGCCGGAGCCGGAGTTCCTGCCCGCCGGCTCCTGGGCGGCGCTGGAGGGATCGCCGGGCTGGCGGCTGGGGGACGCCCTGCTGCTGCCGGCCGATGCCCCCCTGCCCCCCGCCCTGGCCGCACGGCGCCCCCTGGAGCCGCTGGAGGCGGAACGCTGGCGGCTCCAGCAGGGCCTGCCGGCGGCGCCGGGGGAGATCAACGACGAGGTGAACCCCTTCGAACTGGGACTGGCGGGGCGGGTGAGCCTGAGCAAGGGCTGCTACGTGGGCCAGGAAACCCTGGCCAAGCTGGCCACCTACGACGGGGTGAAGCAGCAGCTGCGTCGCTGGTGGGCCACGGCTGTCCGCGACGAGGCTGCCCCGGCCGGGGCCATCGCCGCGGGCACGCCCCTGCTGGACGGGGCCGGGGGCCGCGCCGGCCTGATCACGTCCAGCCTGGAGCTCCCCGGTGACGGGGGCTGGATCGGCCTGGCCCTGGTGCGCAAGGCCTGGCTGCAGGAGAGCACGCTGCTGGCCGGAGCGGTCCCACCTGTGCCCCTGCGCCTTTCGCTGCCGGAGACGTTTCAGTCGCCGCCGGTGGGGCCGGGGGGCAGGGCCGCGTCCTGA
- the hisB gene encoding imidazoleglycerol-phosphate dehydratase HisB, producing the protein MIQVRPVAFACVSTSPLRTGQPRTGEIHRVTGETDVRVALDLDGTGRCQVATGVPFLDHMLHQIASHGLLDLEITARGDTHIDDHHTNEDVGIALGQALAQALADRRGIRRFGHFLAPLDEALVQVALDCSGRPHLSYDLAIPAQRIGTYDTELVREFYVAVANNAGLTLHIRQLAGVNSHHIVEAGFKAFARALDQAVEIDPRRGGAVPSSKGVLERAGHAGA; encoded by the coding sequence ATGATTCAGGTCCGGCCCGTTGCCTTCGCCTGCGTGTCCACCAGCCCCCTGCGCACCGGCCAGCCGCGTACCGGCGAGATCCATCGCGTCACCGGTGAAACAGACGTGCGCGTGGCCCTCGATCTCGACGGCACCGGCCGCTGCCAGGTGGCCACCGGCGTGCCGTTCCTCGACCACATGCTCCACCAGATCGCCAGCCACGGCCTGCTGGATCTGGAGATCACCGCCCGGGGCGACACCCACATCGACGACCACCACACCAACGAGGACGTGGGCATCGCCCTGGGCCAGGCCCTGGCCCAGGCCCTGGCCGACCGGCGGGGTATCCGGCGCTTCGGCCACTTCCTGGCCCCCCTTGATGAGGCCCTGGTGCAGGTGGCCCTCGACTGCTCCGGCAGGCCCCACCTCAGCTACGACCTGGCCATCCCGGCCCAGCGCATCGGCACCTACGACACCGAACTGGTGCGGGAGTTCTACGTGGCCGTGGCCAACAACGCCGGCCTCACCCTGCACATTCGCCAGCTGGCGGGGGTGAACTCCCACCACATCGTTGAGGCGGGATTCAAGGCCTTCGCCCGCGCCCTCGACCAGGCGGTGGAGATCGATCCTCGCCGCGGTGGGGCCGTGCCCAGCAGCAAGGGGGTGCTGGAGCGCGCCGGCCACGCCGGTGCCTGA
- a CDS encoding glycosyltransferase family 32 protein — protein MNQASAWLLSAASLASHPPASRGIPRIIHQTFGTRTGMPAVLQENCRAIAAMNPDFAYRFYDDRDHVSFIGETFGPEILARYLLIEPAYGAARADLFRYLCLYHFGGVYLDIKVGVNRPFSQVLRPDDAFLLSQWDHSPGSRHAGWGTHRKLDGIAGGEFQQWYIIASPGHPYLAAVIADVIRNIDRFNPFTFGNAWEAVICTTGPIVYTQSIHRILEAHPHRCLTSSEEIGLQYSIFDTGADPNAHRRLYRDYRKAEIPLIRQPFPLSLLWPLLNLARKVARRLRGLLRR, from the coding sequence GTGAACCAGGCCAGTGCATGGCTGCTCTCGGCGGCTTCCCTGGCGTCCCACCCACCGGCCAGCCGTGGCATCCCCAGGATCATCCACCAGACGTTCGGCACGAGAACCGGGATGCCGGCAGTGCTGCAGGAGAACTGCCGGGCGATCGCTGCCATGAATCCGGACTTCGCCTATCGCTTCTATGACGATCGCGATCATGTGAGTTTCATCGGCGAGACGTTCGGCCCGGAGATTCTTGCCAGATATCTGCTGATCGAACCTGCCTATGGTGCCGCCAGGGCTGATCTGTTTCGCTATCTGTGCCTCTACCATTTCGGCGGGGTTTACCTGGACATCAAGGTCGGAGTCAACCGACCATTTTCACAGGTGCTGCGCCCAGATGATGCCTTTCTGCTGAGCCAGTGGGATCATTCACCCGGCAGTCGCCATGCCGGCTGGGGGACCCACCGGAAGCTGGACGGCATCGCTGGCGGTGAATTTCAGCAGTGGTACATCATCGCCTCACCTGGACATCCCTATCTTGCGGCTGTCATTGCCGACGTTATCAGGAACATCGATCGCTTCAATCCCTTCACATTCGGGAATGCGTGGGAAGCTGTGATCTGCACCACGGGCCCGATCGTCTATACGCAAAGCATCCACCGGATCCTGGAGGCCCATCCGCACAGGTGCCTCACCAGCAGCGAAGAGATCGGCCTCCAATACAGCATCTTCGATACCGGTGCCGACCCGAACGCCCACCGACGGCTCTACCGGGACTACCGCAAGGCAGAAATCCCGTTGATCCGCCAGCCCTTTCCCCTCTCCCTGCTCTGGCCCCTGCTCAACCTGGCCCGAAAGGTGGCGCGCCGCCTGCGGGGGCTGCTGCGGCGCTGA
- a CDS encoding Nif11-like leader peptide family natural product precursor, with protein MSKSQLNAFLAKVAADPALKARVDAAADSDAVVAIALAEGHLFSPATLSRFSRT; from the coding sequence ATGTCCAAATCCCAGCTGAACGCCTTCCTCGCCAAGGTGGCGGCCGATCCGGCCCTGAAGGCCCGTGTCGATGCGGCCGCCGACAGCGATGCCGTGGTGGCCATCGCCCTCGCCGAGGGACACCTGTTCTCCCCCGCCACCCTCAGCCGCTTCTCTCGCACCTGA
- a CDS encoding carbonic anhydrase: protein MQERPGAVLDQLRAGHQRFLDGHSLHPHSDRLRMLEVEAGQSPVAAVLGCADSRVPVEMLFDTGFGDLFVVRNAGTMSTVAAIASLEYAVSHLEVPVIVVLGHAACGAVAAAFDRELSLTPSLAQVVGQLRMELFSLGGEDNLEQACRHHTLNAARNLVDSSVMLTDRLRSGRLQVEAAYYNLHTTSIEWMGALMPMGQG, encoded by the coding sequence ATGCAAGAACGTCCGGGTGCCGTCCTCGACCAGCTGCGCGCCGGGCACCAGCGCTTTCTCGACGGCCACTCGCTCCACCCCCACAGCGATCGCCTGCGGATGCTGGAGGTGGAAGCCGGCCAGAGTCCCGTGGCGGCCGTGCTGGGCTGCGCCGATTCCCGGGTGCCGGTGGAGATGCTGTTCGACACGGGATTCGGTGATCTGTTCGTGGTGCGCAACGCCGGCACCATGAGCACCGTGGCCGCGATCGCTTCTCTGGAATACGCCGTGAGCCACCTGGAGGTGCCGGTGATCGTGGTACTCGGCCATGCCGCCTGCGGCGCGGTGGCGGCGGCGTTCGACCGGGAGCTCAGCCTGACCCCGAGCCTGGCCCAGGTGGTGGGCCAGCTGCGCATGGAGCTGTTCAGCCTCGGCGGTGAAGACAACCTGGAGCAAGCCTGCCGCCACCACACCCTCAATGCGGCGCGCAATCTCGTCGATTCCAGCGTCATGCTCACCGACAGGCTCAGGTCCGGCCGCCTCCAGGTGGAGGCGGCCTACTACAACCTTCACACCACCAGCATCGAGTGGATGGGCGCCCTGATGCCCATGGGGCAGGGGTGA
- the rdgB gene encoding RdgB/HAM1 family non-canonical purine NTP pyrophosphatase, translating into MPGPLQPPAEPGVAPTELVIASGNAGKIREFAHLLASLPLEVRPQPEGLEVEETGSTFAANARLKAEAVARVTGHWALADDSGLAVAALGGAPGVHSARYADSDPARIARLLRELGEADRKRRAQGLAPDRRASFVAALAVADPSGAIRLEVEGRCDGEILEAPRGSGGFGYDPVFLVPETGLSYAEMDKGLKGRLGHRGRAFARLEPGLWELLGGDRNRNGSE; encoded by the coding sequence ATGCCAGGCCCCCTGCAGCCCCCAGCGGAGCCCGGGGTGGCGCCCACCGAGCTGGTAATCGCCAGCGGCAACGCCGGCAAGATCCGGGAGTTCGCCCATCTGCTGGCCTCCCTGCCCCTGGAGGTGCGGCCCCAGCCCGAGGGCCTGGAGGTGGAGGAAACGGGCAGCACGTTCGCCGCCAATGCCCGCCTGAAGGCCGAGGCGGTGGCCCGGGTGACCGGCCACTGGGCCCTGGCCGACGACTCGGGCCTCGCGGTGGCGGCCCTGGGCGGCGCCCCCGGGGTCCATTCGGCCCGCTACGCCGACAGCGACCCCGCCCGGATCGCCCGCCTGCTGCGGGAACTGGGCGAAGCCGACCGGAAGCGGCGCGCTCAGGGCCTTGCGCCGGACCGCCGGGCGTCCTTCGTGGCCGCCCTGGCCGTGGCCGATCCGAGCGGAGCGATCCGCCTGGAGGTGGAGGGCCGCTGCGACGGAGAGATCCTGGAAGCGCCGCGGGGCAGCGGCGGCTTCGGCTACGACCCGGTGTTCCTCGTCCCGGAGACGGGCCTGAGCTACGCGGAGATGGACAAGGGCCTCAAGGGGCGGCTGGGCCATCGGGGGCGGGCCTTCGCCCGGCTGGAGCCAGGCCTGTGGGAGCTGTTGGGCGGCGACCGCAACCGGAACGGCTCCGAGTGA
- the pyrE gene encoding orotate phosphoribosyltransferase has protein sequence MVTLPSSPSQQRSALLALLAERAYRLGDFALASGRRSPHYVNCKPVSLSGIGLALLGRQMLEQVEGEAAAVAGLTLGADPLVSAVALQAALAGRDLDALIVRKEAKGHGTGAWLEGPLPPAGSRITVLEDVVTTGGSALKAVAQLQEAGYAVERVVAIVDRQEGGAEAMEEAGLDLRSLFLLEEVAATAAGLDGAAG, from the coding sequence ATGGTCACCCTGCCCTCCAGCCCCAGCCAACAGCGTTCCGCCCTGCTCGCCCTGCTGGCGGAGCGGGCTTACCGGCTGGGCGACTTCGCCCTGGCCTCGGGCCGCCGCAGCCCCCATTACGTCAACTGCAAGCCGGTGAGCCTGAGCGGCATCGGCCTGGCGCTGCTGGGCCGCCAGATGCTGGAGCAGGTGGAAGGCGAAGCCGCCGCGGTGGCGGGGCTCACCCTGGGGGCCGATCCCCTGGTGAGCGCGGTGGCCCTGCAGGCGGCCCTGGCCGGCCGCGACCTCGATGCGCTGATCGTGCGCAAGGAGGCCAAGGGCCATGGCACCGGCGCCTGGCTCGAAGGCCCCCTGCCGCCGGCCGGGAGCCGGATCACGGTCCTGGAGGACGTGGTCACCACCGGCGGCTCGGCCCTCAAGGCCGTGGCCCAGCTGCAGGAGGCGGGCTACGCCGTGGAGCGGGTGGTGGCGATCGTCGATCGTCAGGAGGGTGGGGCCGAGGCGATGGAGGAAGCGGGCCTCGACCTGCGCAGCCTGTTCCTGCTCGAGGAGGTGGCCGCCACGGCCGCCGGGCTGGACGGCGCGGCAGGCTGA